A single window of Candidatus Binatia bacterium DNA harbors:
- the asnB gene encoding asparagine synthase B codes for MCGIAAIFEMKEPAAHYRETALKMTAKLRHRGPDWSGIYCNDKAVLAHERLSIVDVEHGAQPLFDRINGNVLAVNGEIYNHVPLRRKLKRKHLWQTKSDCEILLYLYDEYGPAFLDLLEGIFAFVLYDKKKRDYFVARDHIGIMPLYIGWDEKGAVYVASEMKALEGVCEKLQEFPPGSYYLGGKKEFVKWYNPAWTTEIPKKNLSLEKLRTKLETAVKRQMMSDVPYGVLVSGGLDSSLIAAIASRYRKKRVESGDKKEAWWPRLHSFSVGLKDSPDLQHARKVAKHIGTVHHEIVFTIAEGLDALRDVIYHLETFDVTTVRAATPMYLVARKIKSMGIKMVLSGEGADEVFGGYLYFHMAPNAEEFHQETVRKLSLLSKYDCLRANKATAAWGLETRVPFLDKEFLDYAMSVDPETKMCSNGRIEKYPLRKAFAGYLPKEILWRQKEQFSDGVGYGWIDHLKKHAEETISDDAMAQARERFPEKTPATKEEYFYREIFSDYFSSPDAAATVPVGPSIACSTPTAFRWSKEFAKMNDPSGRAVRSVHKNAAKKV; via the coding sequence ATGTGTGGCATCGCGGCCATCTTTGAAATGAAAGAGCCTGCGGCTCATTACCGGGAGACGGCTCTCAAGATGACGGCCAAATTACGTCACCGCGGTCCCGACTGGAGCGGCATCTATTGCAACGACAAAGCTGTCCTGGCGCACGAGAGGCTCTCCATTGTGGACGTCGAGCACGGCGCCCAGCCGCTGTTCGACCGGATCAACGGCAATGTGCTCGCGGTCAACGGCGAGATTTACAACCATGTGCCGCTGCGCCGGAAGCTCAAACGCAAGCACCTGTGGCAGACGAAATCGGATTGCGAGATCCTGCTTTATTTGTACGACGAGTACGGGCCGGCATTCCTCGACTTGCTGGAGGGGATATTCGCCTTCGTCCTCTACGATAAGAAGAAAAGGGATTACTTCGTCGCGCGCGACCACATCGGGATCATGCCGCTTTACATCGGCTGGGACGAGAAAGGCGCGGTCTATGTGGCGAGCGAGATGAAGGCCTTGGAGGGCGTTTGCGAAAAGCTTCAGGAGTTCCCGCCGGGGAGCTACTATTTGGGCGGCAAAAAGGAATTTGTCAAATGGTACAACCCGGCATGGACGACGGAGATCCCGAAAAAGAATTTGTCTCTGGAAAAACTCCGGACAAAACTCGAGACCGCCGTCAAGCGGCAAATGATGTCCGACGTCCCCTACGGCGTGCTTGTCTCCGGCGGGCTGGATTCGTCTTTGATCGCCGCGATCGCCTCGCGCTACAGGAAGAAACGAGTAGAATCGGGCGACAAGAAAGAAGCCTGGTGGCCGCGGCTGCATTCTTTCTCGGTCGGCCTGAAAGATTCTCCCGACCTGCAACACGCGAGGAAAGTAGCGAAGCATATCGGCACGGTCCATCATGAGATCGTTTTTACGATCGCCGAAGGGCTCGACGCTCTGAGGGACGTCATCTATCATTTGGAAACGTTCGATGTCACGACCGTCCGGGCGGCGACGCCGATGTATCTCGTGGCCCGGAAGATCAAATCGATGGGGATAAAGATGGTGCTTTCAGGCGAGGGAGCGGACGAGGTCTTCGGCGGGTACTTGTACTTTCACATGGCGCCGAACGCCGAGGAGTTTCACCAAGAGACGGTAAGAAAACTTTCGCTGTTGAGCAAGTACGACTGTCTGCGGGCGAATAAGGCGACCGCCGCTTGGGGTCTGGAGACGCGCGTGCCTTTCCTCGACAAGGAGTTCCTCGACTATGCGATGAGCGTCGATCCGGAAACCAAGATGTGCTCCAACGGCAGGATTGAAAAATATCCTCTCAGGAAGGCATTCGCGGGGTATCTGCCCAAAGAAATTCTGTGGCGACAGAAGGAGCAGTTTTCCGACGGCGTCGGCTATGGATGGATCGATCACCTGAAAAAACACGCCGAAGAGACCATCAGCGATGACGCAATGGCGCAAGCCCGCGAGCGGTTTCCCGAAAAGACGCCCGCCACGAAGGAAGAATATTTTTACCGGGAGATTTTTTCAGATTATTTTTCGAGCCCCGACGCAGCCGCGACCGTGCCGGTCGGTCCGTCGATCGCCTGCTCCACGCCGACCGCATTTCGCTGGAGCAAAGAGTTCGCGAAGATGAACGATCCTTCCGGCAGGGCGGTCCGGAGCGTGCACAAGAACGCGGCCAAAAAGGTTTGA